From a single Eleginops maclovinus isolate JMC-PN-2008 ecotype Puerto Natales chromosome 18, JC_Emac_rtc_rv5, whole genome shotgun sequence genomic region:
- the LOC134880780 gene encoding LOW QUALITY PROTEIN: pentraxin-related protein PTX3-like (The sequence of the model RefSeq protein was modified relative to this genomic sequence to represent the inferred CDS: deleted 1 base in 1 codon) translates to MFRWTLPQAVCALSACVCLVLTNEYDFEVNYTDPFYNEIGDGDTPEPTPTPVPCSTQDLTKWDKLFLMLENSQMRENMLLQYADDIIKVEMGSLRGEMLRFVAQYGGSCGVAVETAGRRMALQLDGRLRETMERFKTRDQNSAGNSAGISNHQESMLQQLLSAARAQATRLTKLETSCFSNSPGAGMGMDVKTVSKLPEAAVNEHLEQEVTSREGALDGLLAALQQTREELGEVLRSSRQRQLPAGCEMALLFPMRSRRIYTSVIPDVPLSISCFTVCMWVKLTVASNRTVLFSYGNRRNPYEIQLLLGQTSALFTIGGEAHLVEAREVVNPSQWTHLCGVWSSEQGLATLWAGGKKVAATPGVAEGHVLPDGGSLQLGQERNGCCPLTPSGGSGVVGFEAGFDSKMAFTGKMTGVNMWDRVLSEEEISQLALREGQGCEQRGNVVAWGVTEMVPHGGAQFVN, encoded by the exons ATGTTTCGGTGGACGCTCCCCCAGGCAGTGTGTGCGCTGtcggcgtgtgtgtgtctggttctCACAAACGAGTATGATTTTGAGGTCAACTACACTGACCCCTTCTACAATGAAATCGGCGATGGAGACACACCAGAAC CCACGCCGACTCCAGTTCCTTGCAGTACTCAGGACCTGACCAAATGGGACAAACTATTCTTGATGCTGGAGAACAGTCAGATGAGGGAGAACATGTTGCTGCAGTACGCAGACGACATCATCAAGGTGGAGATGGGATCGCTGCGCGGGGAAATGCTCAG GTTTGTAGCACAGTATGGCGGTTCCTGTGGGGTTGCGGTGGAGACAGCAGGAAGAAGAATGGCCCTGCAGCTTGATGGCCGCCTGAGAGAAACAATGGAACGTTTCAAAACCAGAGATCAGAATTCTGCTGGGAATTCTGCCGGGATATCCAACCACCAGGAGTCgatgctgcagcagctcctctccgCAGCACGAGCACAAGCTACCCGACTCACCAAACTGGAGACCAGTTGCTTCAGTAACAGCCCAGGAGCTGGGATGGGGATGGATGTTAAGACGGTATCCAAGCTCCCCGAGGCAGCAGTGAACGAGCACCTGGAGCAAGAGGTCACGTCCCGAGAGGGGGCTTTGGACGGCTTGCTGGCTGCGCTGCAGCAGACGAGGGAGGAACTGGGGGAGGTGCTGAGGTCATCGCGGCAAAGACAATTACCCGCAG GTTGTGAGATGGCGCTCCTCTTCCCCATGCGTTCCCGTCGAATCTACACCTCCGTGATACCAGATGTCCCTCTGTCCATCTCCTGCTTCACCGTGTGCATGTGGGTGAAGCTGACCGTCGCCTCTAACAGGACCGTGCTCTTCTCCTACGGGAACCGTCGCAACCCTTATGAGATCCAGCTGCTGCTCGGCCAGACCTCCGCTCTCTTCACCATCGGAGGAGAGGCTCACCTGGTGGAGGCTCGGGAGGTGGTGAACCCGTCACAGTGGACCCACCTGTGCGGGGTGTGGTCCTCCGAGCAGGGCCTGGCGACGCTGTGGGCAGGC GGAAAAAAGGTGGCCGCCACACCTGGGGTCGCTGAAGGACATGTTTTACCCGACGGAGGCTCACTGCAGCTCGGGCAGGAAAGGAACGGCTGCTGCCCCCTGACCCCCAGCGGCGGCAGCGGGGTGGTCGGGTTCGAGGCAGGGTTCGATTCCAAGATGGCGTTCACGGGGAAGATGACAGGAGTGAACATGTGGGACAGGGTGCTTTCAGAGGAGGAGATTTCCCAGCTGGCTTTGCGGGAGGGCCAGGGCTGCGAGCAGAGGGGGAACGTGGTGGCGTGGGGAGTGACGGAGATGGTCCCACATGGAGGCGCTCAGTTCGTCAACTAA